In the Butyricicoccus intestinisimiae genome, CTTCCTCCGTGACGTTGGACAGCACCCAATCCGCCAAATCATAATCCGGATGCGGCTTGGCGCCGACACCGACCTTGATGCGCGGGAACTGCTCCGAGCCCATCATGGCGATGATGCTCTTGACGCCGTTTTGTCCGCCGGCAGAGCCTTTCGGACGAATGCGCAGGGCGCCGACAGGAAGTGAAATATCATCAAAAATGACGAGGACATGCTCCGGCGGAATCTTATAAAAATCCGCCGCTTCCGCCACGGCATCTCCCGATGCATTCATGAAGGTCTGCGGCTTCATCAGCAGGCAGCGATGCCCGCCGAGAACCGCTTCACCGGTCAGCGCATGAAACTTGGAGCGGTCACAGCGCACACTGTGCTTGCTGCAAAGCGCATCCATCACGCGAAAGCCGGTGTTATGGCGGTTGTTTTCGTACTTTTTTCCGGGGTTGCCGAGACCGACAACCAACCAGTCGATGGGCTGGGCGGCAGGCTTGTTTTTCTGCTCCTGCTCCAGCTTTGCAAAAATATCAAAAATAGACATGAATTAACCTTCTGCTGAAACAATAAAATAGTATACCGGCTGACCGCCGTTGATGATGGTAACTTCCGCCTCCGGAGAGTCGCGGTGTACCATCTTTTCGACGCGGGCTGCGTCCTCCTCGGTCATGTCCGCACCGTAAATGATGTTGACAAACGCGGTATCCTTTTTGCACATTTCACGCAGCATCTTTTTGACGGCGTCATCCAGCTTGCGGCTGTTTGCGCACAGCTTGGACTCAACCAGAGCAAGGTATTCGCCTTCCTTGATTTTCTTGCCGTCAAAATCCGAGTTGCGGGCAGCATAAGTAATCTGACCCGAACGAACATTGGCAGCTGCATCCAGCATTGCCTCACGGTTCTCGTCCATCTCCGCGCCCTCGTCAAACGACAGCAATGCAGAAATGCCCTGCGGGATGTTCTTGGTCGGGATGATAACAACCGTCTTTTTCTCGCACAGCGGAACAGCCTGCTCCGCTGCCATGATGATGTTTTTATTATTGGGCAGAACGTATACAATTTCAGCCGGAACGGCGTCAATCGCGTGCAGAATATCATCTGTGGACGGGTTCATGGTCTGACCGCCCTGTACCATTTCATCTACGCCGAGATCTTTGAATACGTTGACCAAACCGTCACCGGCTGCAACGGATACAAAACCATATTTCTTTTCCGGTTCTGCGATCTTCCGCGCGGTGCTTTCCAGTCCGGCAGCTTCCTCTACAATCTTTGCGGAATGCTGCTGACGCATGTTCTCGATTTTTACGGTGAGCAGCTGACCGAATTTCAGTCCGGCTTCCAGTGCCTCGTTCGGCTGGTCGGTGTGCACATGCACCTTGATGATGTCATCATCTTCCACGACAACCAGACTATCGCCAATGCTGTTGAGGAACGTGCGCAGGCGCTGTACATTGCGCGACTTGTCGCGGCGCTCTGCGATAAACTCGGTGCAGTAGGTAAAGGTAATATCTTCATCCTTAATATCGCTGAAGGTCGCGCCGCTCTTTGCTTCCGGCTCCGGCTCTGCGATTTTGCGCTGCTTGTGAATGCCGTTGTATGCGTCGCTCATGCCTTCCAGTACTGCCAGAAAACCAAAGCCGCCGGCATCGACAACGCCTGCCTTTTCCAGCACCGGATTCTGATGCGTGGTTTCAGCCAGTGCTTCGTGACCCTTTTCCAGTGCAGCACGCAGCACATCTCCGCAGCCTGCATCCGGATTGGACTGGCACAGCTCAACCACGTGCTGTGCTGCCACGCGGGACACGGTCAAAATCGTGCCCTCTGCCGGCTTCATGACTGCCTTATATGCGGCCTGCACGCCTTCCTGCAGCGCAAGTGCCAAATCCTGACCATTGGCTTCCTTGCAGGTTTTGAGCTGCTTGGACATGCCGCGGAACAGCAGGGACAAAATGACGCCGGAGTTTCCGCGCGCACCGCGCAGCAGAGCCGAAGCGGTCATCTTGCTTGCAGTTGCTAAATCAATGTCCTTGTCCAGCTGCTTGGACATCTCGTTCTTTGCGGATGCCATCGTCAGCGACATATTGGTGCCGGTATCACCGTCCGGCACCGGAAAAACGTTCAGTTCGTTTGCTTCGTCTTTTTTCTCTTCAATGGACAGCGCGCCCTCGATGACCATGGCACAGAACAACTGTCCGTCTATCAGTTTTGACAATTCGTTTTGCCTCCTTATTTAGTCCGCACGGATTGCGTCCACGTAAATATCGACATTCTTTACGTCAACGCCAGTCATTTTCTCTACATTGTAGCGGACTTCGCTAATAATCGAACGGCAGATGGTCGCAATGTTGACGCCATGTTCCACAGCAAGATGCAGGTCAATGTTTACGCCGCCGTCCTCTGCCTCCGTGATGCGCACGCCGCGTGACATGTTCTCTCGGCGCAGCAGGTGAGCAATACCGTCCGAAACAGAACGAATGGTCATTCCCTTGACGCCGAAGCAGCTCATTGCTGCGTAACCAGCTATATCAGCCAGAACCTCTGGCGCGATGTTGATAAATCCGAGATCGGCTTTGATCGTCATCACTATTCCTCCTCTAACCAATCTAATGTAAGGTCTCCATTTTTTTGCAGATTCCTGTTTTCTTGCAAAATTACTCAATCTTATTTTATATTATTTTTACGTCCGGGACAAGAGGATTTTGCAATTGTCCCTGCAATATTACGGACTATCCATCACTTTCCAATAGAACGTTCAAAAACTTTTGTGCGTATGGCAAAAAACCAAACATCCGTTTGCTTTTTATCTCGCTCTTCGGTACAATAGAAATAGAAAATACATGAAGGGAAGATTTGCTTATGCGTCCGATTTCTGAAAAACAGAAACAGATCCTGCAATTCATTCAAGAATATACCGCGTCCGAAGGATACCCGCCAGCCGTGCGGGAAATTGCGGCAGCTGTGGGGCTGCGCTCTCCCTCCTCTGTTCATGCGCACGTCAAGCATTTGCGCGAACTAGGCTATCTGGAGCAGTGCGCCGGAAAAACGCGAACCGTCAAAATAACCGGCCAGACCGGAACGACGGCTGTTCCCCTGCTCGGCCGTGTGGCCGCCGGACAGCCGATATTGGCGGTCGAGGAACAGCAAGCGATGCTGTACATTGATTTGCACGGAAAATCCGGTTCGTATTTCGCCCTGCACGTTCGCGGCGATTCCATGGTAAACGCGGGCATTCTCAGCGGCGACACGATCATCGTGCGCAAGCAATCCTACGCCCAGCAAGGACAGATTGTCGTTGCTCTCATCGAAGAGGAAGCGACGTGCAAGCGATTGGAGAAACAAGACGGTCACGTCTGGCTGATGCCGGAAAATGAAGCCTATGCGCCGATTCCCGGTGATGACGCACGCATTCTCGGCGTGGTTGTCAAAGTCGTGCGGGATTACGACGTATGAAGCTGACGGATGACGTTCGGTTTGTGCGAGGCATCGGCCCAAAAAAGGCGGAACTGCTGCACAAGCTCGGCATTGACACGCTGGCTGATGCCGTCCAGTGCTATCCGCGCGGATATGAGGACCGCACCGCTGTTGTACCGATTTTTGAACTGCTGGACGGAGAAAAATTCTGTGTCCATGCGATTGTCGGAGCGCAGCCGAAAACAGCACATATCCGAAAGGGGATGGACGTCACAAACTGCCGCGTGTATGACAAGACCGGCTTGCTATCCCTGCGTTTTTTTAATAACAAATACGCAGCGTCTGTACTGGAAGTCGGAAAGGAATATGCATTTTACGGAAAAGTACAGGCGGAAGGCAGACAATTCGTCATGATTGCGCCGGAATTTGAGCCTGTGCAAGCAAAAGAAAAAACCGGACGCATTTTACCGCTGTATCCGCTAACGGCAGGCCTGCATCAAACGGATTTTTATAAAATCACAGATGCGGCTTTGGCTGCTTTGCCGGAAAACTATCCGGACTTTCTTCCGGAGGCAATTCGAAAGCAGCAGCAGTTCCCTCCACTGGGGCAAGCCCTGCACAGCATGCACCGCCCGCAAACCCTCGAACAGGCGCAGCAGGCGCGCAAGCGCATGGCTTTTGAAGAATTGTTTCTGCTTGCCTGCGGCATGAAGTTTTTGCGTACCGGCCGAGCCGACAAAAAAGGGGCACATCTGCGCGATTTGAGCCTGCGGGAATTTTACCGTGTTCTGCCGTTCTCTCTGACCGGTGCACAGCAGCGAGCCATTGAAGCGTGCACGATGGATATTGCAGAGGGAAAGCCGCTCAGCCGCTTGATACAGGGCGACGTCGGCTCCGGCAAGACCATGGTAGCTGCTGCCCTGTGTTATCTGGCTGCAAAAAACGGTAAGCAGGCCGTGATGATGGCGCCGACAGAGCTGCTCGCCCGCCAGCACATGGAAACTTTGCAGCCGATTCTGCACAAGCTGGGTATTTCCTGCGGCTTATTGGTCAGCGCGATGCGCGCCAAGGAAAAACGAGAAATTGTAGATGAGATTTCTTCCGGCAAACTATCCGTGATTATCGGCACGCACGCCGTCCTCAGTGAACACGTGCAGTTTTGTGATTTGGCGCTTGCCGTTGTCGATGAGCAGCACCGGTTTGGTGTAAACCAGCGCGCCGCCTTGACAGAAAAAGGCGAAAATGTTCATCTGCTCGTCATGTCCGCAACCCCGATTCCGCGCACGTTGGCACTGCTGATTTACGGCGATTTGGACGTTTCTATTATAGATGAGCTCCCGCCGGGACGACAAAAAATCAAGACGTATGCCGTCGGAGAACAAACACGCCCGCGCATCGACCGGTTTATCGACAACCAATGCGCCGCAGGCGGACAGGCTTACGTTGTGTGCCCGCTTGTCGAGGACAGCGAAGCGACGGATACGCAGCGGCACAGTGCCGAACAGACCGCGCAGCGGCTCAAAACGGTTTTGCCGCATCGGCGCATCGGGTTAGTACACGGGCGCACGAAAACCGCAGAAAAAGAGCAAATCATGCGCGATTTTGCGGACGGAAACCTAGATATTCTGGTTTCTACCACGGTGATTGAAGTCGGTGTCAACGTGCCGAACGCAACACTGATGGTCGTGGAAAATGCCGATTGCTTCGGCATGTCTCAGCTGCATCAGCTGCGCGGACGCGTCGGACGCGGAAGCAGACAGTCATTTTGTATCTTTTACGGCGCGGACAAGGGTGCCGATGCACGGGAGCGACTGCGCACGCTGGTGCATACCGGCGACGGCTTTGCCATTGCACAAAAAGATCTTGAAATGCGCGGCGCAGGCGATTTCTTCGGCACGCGGCAGCACGGCCTACCGCCGCTGAAGCTGGCGGATTTGGCTGGTGATGCGCGCCTGTTGGAGCAGGCGCAGCAGGCAGCCGATGCGCTCATGGCACGCGACCCGCAATTGAAAACCGCTCCCCTGCTGCGCCAGCGCATTGTGCGCCTATTTGAGCAGCACGGAGAAGGGAGCTTTAACTGAAAAGAACCAGTCGCATGACTGGTTCTTTTGGCTTTTCTCATTCCTTCATCGGATTGACATGCACCATAATGTGCTTGACCTTCGGGAAGTTTGTTTCAATGGCATTGTGCACGATTTGTGCTGTTTCGTGTGCCTTTTCCAGCGTTTCCTGCGCATCGGCGGCAATTTCCACATCGACATAGATTTTATTGCCAAATTCGCGCGTGCGCAGCACATCCAAACGCAGCACGCCCGGCTGCTGCTCAATGCAGGCGCGCATTTTCTGTTCCAATTCCGGCTCGCAGGCATGATCCACCATCTTATTGGTGGCATCCAGAAAAATCTGCGTGGCTGCCTTTGCGATAAACACACAAATGATCAGGCTGGCAACCGGATCCAGCACCGGATAGCCCATGCGTGCACCAAAGATGCCGAGCAGGGCGCCGACAGAGGACAGCGCATCCGAACGATGATGCCATGCATCCGCCATCAGTGCCGAAGAATCAATCTTCTTTGCATTCCAGCGCGTGTACTGATACATCGCCTCTTTGGATACAATCGAAACAATGGCTGCAATCTCTGCCAAAATACCCGGAACCGCCAGCGATTGATAATCGCGGGACACAATATTTTTGACCGCTTCCAAGCCGATGCCGAGACCGGTCGCAAGCAAAATGCCCGCCAGAATAACAGCGGCAACACATTCCATGCGTTCATGTCCATATGGATGTTCTTTGTCCGACGCCTTTGCCGACAGCTTGACGCCGATAATCACGACAATGCTGCTGAATACATCGGATGCGGAATGCACCGCATCACTAATCATGGCGCCGGAATGCGCCAAGATACCTGCCATCAGCTTAAACAGCGACAGGATTATATTTCCGACAATGCTCACCGCAGACACGCGCATAGCCGTTTGCTCTGCTGTTTGTATTTGTTGTTCTCGCTTCATAGAAAAGCCCCCTTTGATATAAAAAACGCGGAACAGTTGCTTTCTGTCCCGCGGAATGTGTCCACTGTCATAACGACCCGGCTGCGGCGTTTTCGCCGTACCTGCTCAGTTGTTGTATTGTATGCTCCGTTTGTATTGCTTGTGATTATAGCAGGGTATGCAGCAAACGTCAAGAGGATTTTTTCAGGTTATAAGATGGTAACTCACATCGTTTTTACAGATTTTACAAACTTTTCTAGTTGTTTTATGCAAACAAATGCCAGCGGGTATTCCGCTGGCATTTTGCTTATTTTCGATTGGCAAAAAATTTTTTCCGCTCTCGCCGCAGTTCCGCATACATCTGCATGGCGTTCCATTCCAAATTTGTCGGCGTGGTAATCGCCTTTAAATCAATGGAAATTTTCGCCGCTTTCAGCTGTGCCAGCACAGCATCTACCATGTCATCCGGCAAGCCGTGCATGAGCAGCATCGGCTCTGCAAATTCCAATCCCAGCGATGGCAGCATGCGCCCTGCTTTGCGCAGACCGAGCAGCACGCCAAGCGGCACGGTATACTGTTCGCGGGAAATTGTGCGCACAGAGATGCCATACGGCCGCAAAAGCTGCGCCACCTGTTTTTCTGTCTTGAGCGGCACATGAAACAAGAATACCTGCATATGTCTCTCCTTTATGACGTTGCCGACCAGCTGCCCAGACCGTGGAAAATCTGATCCGGCCACGGGTCAAAGCCCTTTGGGAAATCCTCAACCGCAGAAATAAGCCGGCGCTCAAACACAATGGGAATAATCGGTGTTTCCTGTGCAAAGCACGTCAGATATGTCTGATACGCCGTGTCATACTCATCTTCCGTTGCATTGTTGAGGTCACTGAGCGCGCTTGTCATCGTTGTGCTGCGGTAATCGCCAAAATTGCGGTCACCATTTCGGGAAATAATCGAGGACAAATCGAGATCCGTCGTCATCTCATATTCTCCATAATACATCTGATATCTGCCGCGCGACAGGCGGGACTGACATTCCTCAAATTCCAACGGGATGACCTTGGTTTGAATGCCCATTTCATTGAGTGTCTTTGCGTACTGCTCCAGCACAGCGCCCTTGGTGCCGTACTGCTTATTATAGATAATCTGCAGCTTGAAATCGCTGCCGCCGCGGATTTCCAAATATCCGTCGTTGTCTCTGTCATAGATGCCCGCTTTTTTGAGCAGCTTGACTGCTGCCTCCTGATTGAAGGAGGGTGCCTTTACGCCGTCCGGAATCTTTTTCGCTGGCAGCGCCGCCGCATCTGCCCGCCCCGCAAAGCAGGTCTGTGCAATGGTGTCTCGATCCATCAGCATGGACAGCGCCGTGCGGACATTTTTGTTGTCCAGCGGCGTATCATTGCAATTGATGCCGAGATAATGCATGCGGCTTGTGCCTACCGTCTTGGTGTACTTGGCACCGGATGCCGCCGTTTCCTCCGCATCCCGCTGCACCAGCATAGAGAGCTGACCGGTACCCAGCAGATTGACTGCACCTGCACTGTTGGCAATTGGCTGCAGCGTGATGCTGTCACAGAACTGAATCACACCGCCGCTCCACTGTTCAAACGGAACGGCATGTATGCCGCCGTCATCGGATTTTGTAATTTTATACGGACCGGAACCGTCCGGAATCTCATCGTCCTCTGAGCCCTTGCAGAAAATCGGCACATCGAGCAGTGCTTCCAGCGCCTTTTCCGACTTTGCCGTCTTTAAGCGAATATAAATCTCGCTGCCGGAGTATTTCACGGACGAAATGCACGACAGCTGTTCCTGATAGGTCGAGTCATCGCGCAGACGCGCATTGTTGAGGGAATACACAACATCGGACGGCTTGAGCTGCTCACCGGAGTGGAACTTCACCCCATCGCGAATGGTCAAGGTATATGATTTGGCACTGTTTCGCTGCACGCTCGCGCACAGTTCCATCTGTGGTTCAAAGTTCTCATTTAACAAGAACAACCGTTCAAAGCACAGCTGACTGAGCAGCTTATTTTCCTCGGACGTACACGCCAGCGGATCCAGTCCATCGTTCTCGTTATATGCCAGCGAAAACGAGGCTACAGCCTGTACATTTTTATCCGCCTGTGCCACCGGTTCTCCGGAGCCTGTGTTCACGGTTCCGCTACCCGCATCCTGCTGCGCGTCTGTGCCTGCGCAGCCGGTAAGCAGCGCGCCCATCAGGCAGGCTCCCGCCAGCCAAGCAGTGATTTTTTGTCTGGTTTTCATATCTATTTCTTATCCCTCCAGCATGATGACGCCCGCCTGTACGCCGCGATTTCCATGCGTCGCACGGTGCGACCAAAACGTATCATGCATACACTTGGTGCACATACCGCTGTCTACGATATTTCGCACCCCGCAGCGCTCCAGCTGTTCTCTGTTGATTCCCTGCAAATCGAGGAAAAATTTCTTGCCGCGCGGCTGAATAAACGGCGTGACGGATTCGCCCATGGTTTCCGTCATGGCGTCCGGCACATCCGCATCGGTTTCAAAGCAGCATTGCCGAATAGACGGGCCAATGGCCGCTTCTATATTCTCCGGCTTTGCGCCGTACTGCTCCTGCATGCGC is a window encoding:
- the pth gene encoding aminoacyl-tRNA hydrolase, with amino-acid sequence MSIFDIFAKLEQEQKNKPAAQPIDWLVVGLGNPGKKYENNRHNTGFRVMDALCSKHSVRCDRSKFHALTGEAVLGGHRCLLMKPQTFMNASGDAVAEAADFYKIPPEHVLVIFDDISLPVGALRIRPKGSAGGQNGVKSIIAMMGSEQFPRIKVGVGAKPHPDYDLADWVLSNVTEEELPAMNDAVERAVLAVSELIANGVPAATQKYNGKQKQPDTHK
- a CDS encoding DAK2 domain-containing protein; protein product: MSKLIDGQLFCAMVIEGALSIEEKKDEANELNVFPVPDGDTGTNMSLTMASAKNEMSKQLDKDIDLATASKMTASALLRGARGNSGVILSLLFRGMSKQLKTCKEANGQDLALALQEGVQAAYKAVMKPAEGTILTVSRVAAQHVVELCQSNPDAGCGDVLRAALEKGHEALAETTHQNPVLEKAGVVDAGGFGFLAVLEGMSDAYNGIHKQRKIAEPEPEAKSGATFSDIKDEDITFTYCTEFIAERRDKSRNVQRLRTFLNSIGDSLVVVEDDDIIKVHVHTDQPNEALEAGLKFGQLLTVKIENMRQQHSAKIVEEAAGLESTARKIAEPEKKYGFVSVAAGDGLVNVFKDLGVDEMVQGGQTMNPSTDDILHAIDAVPAEIVYVLPNNKNIIMAAEQAVPLCEKKTVVIIPTKNIPQGISALLSFDEGAEMDENREAMLDAAANVRSGQITYAARNSDFDGKKIKEGEYLALVESKLCANSRKLDDAVKKMLREMCKKDTAFVNIIYGADMTEEDAARVEKMVHRDSPEAEVTIINGGQPVYYFIVSAEG
- a CDS encoding Asp23/Gls24 family envelope stress response protein, which encodes MTIKADLGFINIAPEVLADIAGYAAMSCFGVKGMTIRSVSDGIAHLLRRENMSRGVRITEAEDGGVNIDLHLAVEHGVNIATICRSIISEVRYNVEKMTGVDVKNVDIYVDAIRAD
- the lexA gene encoding transcriptional repressor LexA, with amino-acid sequence MRPISEKQKQILQFIQEYTASEGYPPAVREIAAAVGLRSPSSVHAHVKHLRELGYLEQCAGKTRTVKITGQTGTTAVPLLGRVAAGQPILAVEEQQAMLYIDLHGKSGSYFALHVRGDSMVNAGILSGDTIIVRKQSYAQQGQIVVALIEEEATCKRLEKQDGHVWLMPENEAYAPIPGDDARILGVVVKVVRDYDV
- the recG gene encoding ATP-dependent DNA helicase RecG, whose translation is MKLTDDVRFVRGIGPKKAELLHKLGIDTLADAVQCYPRGYEDRTAVVPIFELLDGEKFCVHAIVGAQPKTAHIRKGMDVTNCRVYDKTGLLSLRFFNNKYAASVLEVGKEYAFYGKVQAEGRQFVMIAPEFEPVQAKEKTGRILPLYPLTAGLHQTDFYKITDAALAALPENYPDFLPEAIRKQQQFPPLGQALHSMHRPQTLEQAQQARKRMAFEELFLLACGMKFLRTGRADKKGAHLRDLSLREFYRVLPFSLTGAQQRAIEACTMDIAEGKPLSRLIQGDVGSGKTMVAAALCYLAAKNGKQAVMMAPTELLARQHMETLQPILHKLGISCGLLVSAMRAKEKREIVDEISSGKLSVIIGTHAVLSEHVQFCDLALAVVDEQHRFGVNQRAALTEKGENVHLLVMSATPIPRTLALLIYGDLDVSIIDELPPGRQKIKTYAVGEQTRPRIDRFIDNQCAAGGQAYVVCPLVEDSEATDTQRHSAEQTAQRLKTVLPHRRIGLVHGRTKTAEKEQIMRDFADGNLDILVSTTVIEVGVNVPNATLMVVENADCFGMSQLHQLRGRVGRGSRQSFCIFYGADKGADARERLRTLVHTGDGFAIAQKDLEMRGAGDFFGTRQHGLPPLKLADLAGDARLLEQAQQAADALMARDPQLKTAPLLRQRIVRLFEQHGEGSFN
- a CDS encoding cation diffusion facilitator family transporter, which translates into the protein MKREQQIQTAEQTAMRVSAVSIVGNIILSLFKLMAGILAHSGAMISDAVHSASDVFSSIVVIIGVKLSAKASDKEHPYGHERMECVAAVILAGILLATGLGIGLEAVKNIVSRDYQSLAVPGILAEIAAIVSIVSKEAMYQYTRWNAKKIDSSALMADAWHHRSDALSSVGALLGIFGARMGYPVLDPVASLIICVFIAKAATQIFLDATNKMVDHACEPELEQKMRACIEQQPGVLRLDVLRTREFGNKIYVDVEIAADAQETLEKAHETAQIVHNAIETNFPKVKHIMVHVNPMKE
- a CDS encoding DUF3783 domain-containing protein, translating into MQVFLFHVPLKTEKQVAQLLRPYGISVRTISREQYTVPLGVLLGLRKAGRMLPSLGLEFAEPMLLMHGLPDDMVDAVLAQLKAAKISIDLKAITTPTNLEWNAMQMYAELRRERKKFFANRK
- a CDS encoding ABC transporter substrate-binding protein yields the protein MKTRQKITAWLAGACLMGALLTGCAGTDAQQDAGSGTVNTGSGEPVAQADKNVQAVASFSLAYNENDGLDPLACTSEENKLLSQLCFERLFLLNENFEPQMELCASVQRNSAKSYTLTIRDGVKFHSGEQLKPSDVVYSLNNARLRDDSTYQEQLSCISSVKYSGSEIYIRLKTAKSEKALEALLDVPIFCKGSEDDEIPDGSGPYKITKSDDGGIHAVPFEQWSGGVIQFCDSITLQPIANSAGAVNLLGTGQLSMLVQRDAEETAASGAKYTKTVGTSRMHYLGINCNDTPLDNKNVRTALSMLMDRDTIAQTCFAGRADAAALPAKKIPDGVKAPSFNQEAAVKLLKKAGIYDRDNDGYLEIRGGSDFKLQIIYNKQYGTKGAVLEQYAKTLNEMGIQTKVIPLEFEECQSRLSRGRYQMYYGEYEMTTDLDLSSIISRNGDRNFGDYRSTTMTSALSDLNNATEDEYDTAYQTYLTCFAQETPIIPIVFERRLISAVEDFPKGFDPWPDQIFHGLGSWSATS